In Allocoprobacillus halotolerans, a genomic segment contains:
- a CDS encoding MurR/RpiR family transcriptional regulator, with translation MFTKEQIKQFNAMDMKIYEYIITHELEFPYMSIRELADGVSTSTASILRFCRKLGYDGFKELKYVFKNDLREKSLLKKYDFAEIIHCIEKLDSPFYREKFTEATMMIGNADILLFIGIGDSGIMAEYGARCFTNYGKLSVAVKDPYSNMAFSGEKCVVMALSVSGETVETIEMLKGCRKSGCRIIGISATENNTLSRLSDLMIPYYINRKRVNERELTSQLPAMSIIEKLAGMTMEM, from the coding sequence ATGTTTACAAAAGAACAAATCAAACAATTTAATGCTATGGATATGAAGATTTATGAATATATTATTACCCATGAATTAGAATTTCCTTATATGAGTATTCGCGAACTGGCTGATGGTGTTTCTACATCCACAGCATCTATTTTACGTTTTTGTAGAAAATTGGGTTATGATGGATTTAAAGAATTAAAATATGTCTTTAAAAATGATTTAAGAGAGAAATCGTTGTTGAAAAAATATGACTTTGCTGAAATTATTCATTGTATAGAAAAATTGGATAGTCCTTTTTATCGTGAAAAGTTTACTGAGGCGACAATGATGATTGGTAATGCTGATATTCTTTTGTTTATTGGAATAGGAGATTCGGGGATTATGGCTGAGTATGGAGCAAGATGTTTTACAAACTATGGCAAGTTATCTGTGGCAGTGAAAGATCCGTATTCAAATATGGCTTTTTCCGGAGAAAAATGTGTTGTTATGGCGTTATCTGTATCAGGTGAAACAGTAGAAACTATTGAAATGTTAAAAGGATGTCGAAAAAGTGGTTGTCGTATTATTGGGATAAGTGCAACGGAAAATAATACATTATCGAGATTAAGTGATTTAATGATTCCTTATTATATTAATAGAAAGCGTGTGAATGAAAGAGAATTAACTTCACAATTACCGGCTATGAGCATTATTGAAAAATTAGCTGGGATGACTATGGAGATGTAA
- a CDS encoding response regulator transcription factor, whose amino-acid sequence METPHILVVDDEKEITDLIEIYLTQEGYMVEKRYDAFTLIEDIVKYQIDLVILDIMMPEIDGIQALKMIREQYNIPVIIVSAKTADSDKIEGLLTGADDYVSKPFNAMELVARVKSQLRRYHVLNKPINHSSHLIEATDLIIDTQKKLVTLDGTPLALTRIEYEILVLLASQPGTVFSIDDIFEKIWQMKSNNSNNTIMVHIRKLREKIERQPRNPRHIKTVWGVGYKFEL is encoded by the coding sequence ATGGAAACACCTCATATACTTGTGGTAGATGATGAAAAAGAAATTACTGATTTGATTGAAATTTATTTAACCCAAGAAGGTTATATGGTTGAAAAAAGGTATGATGCTTTTACCTTGATTGAAGATATTGTCAAGTATCAAATTGATCTTGTGATTTTAGATATTATGATGCCTGAAATTGATGGCATTCAAGCTTTAAAAATGATTCGTGAACAATATAATATTCCTGTGATTATTGTGTCAGCCAAAACAGCTGATTCGGATAAGATTGAAGGCTTACTGACTGGTGCAGATGATTATGTCAGCAAGCCATTCAATGCGATGGAACTTGTTGCCAGAGTGAAATCACAATTACGTCGTTATCATGTTTTAAATAAACCTATCAATCATTCTTCTCATTTAATTGAGGCTACTGATTTAATCATTGATACACAAAAGAAATTAGTGACTTTGGATGGAACGCCTTTAGCTCTTACAAGAATCGAATATGAAATTCTTGTTTTATTAGCTAGTCAACCAGGAACAGTCTTTTCTATTGATGATATATTTGAAAAAATCTGGCAGATGAAATCAAATAATTCTAATAATACAATTATGGTGCATATTAGAAAACTAAGAGAAAAAATAGAAAGGCAGCCTAGAAATCCTCGACATATTAAAACAGTCTGGGGCGTAGGTTATAAATTTGAACTATGA
- a CDS encoding 6-phosphogluconolactonase, translated as MKLIIEENEQKMSESCMHIVLGAMMQDKRVNISLTSGRSPRKMYEMMIPYVKDQDKFKDIQYYIFDDGPWKGQEHGPIWDEMHELFYTPAHIPDSQIHCVTEDNWETYDEEIRNAGCIDVMVIGLGWDGHFCSNCPRCTPMDSYTYKILRDDQVKVNPTYRPRDNIPYVYTMGPKSLMRVKHLVMIVNGKEKAEILKRMLDSEISDELPSTVLKLHPNFTIIADQDAASLLNPEDYRRY; from the coding sequence ATGAAATTAATTATAGAAGAAAATGAACAAAAGATGAGTGAAAGTTGCATGCATATTGTTTTAGGTGCAATGATGCAAGATAAACGTGTTAATATTTCATTAACATCAGGACGTTCTCCAAGAAAAATGTATGAAATGATGATTCCTTATGTGAAAGATCAAGATAAATTTAAGGATATTCAATATTATATTTTTGATGATGGTCCATGGAAAGGACAGGAGCATGGACCTATTTGGGATGAAATGCATGAGTTGTTTTATACGCCAGCTCATATTCCAGATTCACAAATACATTGTGTTACTGAAGATAATTGGGAAACATATGATGAAGAAATCAGAAATGCAGGCTGTATAGACGTCATGGTTATTGGTTTAGGATGGGATGGACATTTTTGTAGTAATTGTCCACGCTGTACACCAATGGATAGCTATACTTATAAAATTTTACGTGATGATCAAGTGAAGGTGAATCCAACATATCGTCCACGTGATAATATTCCTTATGTTTATACGATGGGACCTAAAAGTTTGATGCGTGTTAAACATTTGGTTATGATTGTTAATGGAAAAGAAAAAGCAGAAATCTTGAAGCGTATGTTAGATAGTGAAATAAGTGATGAATTGCCTTCAACTGTCTTAAAATTACATCCAAATTTTACAATTATTGCTGATCAGGATGCAGCGTCATTGTTAAATCCTGAAGATTATAGAAGATATTAA
- a CDS encoding PTS sugar transporter subunit IIC, producing the protein MDKMQATMEKYFVPFAAKINGQRHVAAVRDAFTLSFPLTMAGSMVLLINYVFLDPSGFIASLLHLGDLIPNLADYQAILNSVINGTTNILAVLIAFLTAYQLAEEMDGDKVLCGVTSLSAYFILYPAARTFEDGSGTGLTTTYLGAQGLFVALFVGLFVAEVLTRLGRNSKLRISMPAMVPPAVSKSFNLLIPIMIVLGLTGLINFIFSNITSDGIQVLIYNVIQAPLTSLGSSMGTILTFVVVQQFLWVLGIHGPNTLSALRSVIFTEQQNMNLAYVAANGTAWGAPYPVNWGSINDAFGNTGGSGATLGLIIAMFIAGRKNKAQYQIAKMSLAPGLFNINEPIIFGFPLVMNPMYVVPFILAPVVCNIFGWFCVEVIKIIPPVAYSVAWTTPGFLIPFLGSGANNVMALVIGFVCVAISTVIYLPFVIASTRAAIKAEQAGEGE; encoded by the coding sequence ATGGACAAGATGCAAGCAACGATGGAAAAATATTTCGTTCCATTTGCTGCCAAAATCAATGGTCAGCGCCATGTAGCTGCGGTTCGTGATGCGTTTACGTTATCATTCCCACTTACAATGGCTGGGTCAATGGTTTTATTGATTAATTATGTTTTCTTAGATCCAAGTGGATTTATTGCGAGTTTACTTCATTTAGGAGATTTGATTCCAAATCTAGCTGATTATCAAGCTATTTTAAATTCAGTTATTAATGGGACAACAAATATCCTAGCAGTTTTAATTGCTTTTTTAACAGCTTATCAGTTAGCTGAAGAAATGGATGGAGATAAAGTTTTATGTGGTGTCACTTCTTTATCTGCATACTTCATTTTATATCCTGCTGCCAGAACTTTTGAAGATGGTTCAGGTACAGGTTTAACAACAACTTATTTAGGAGCACAAGGTTTATTCGTTGCTTTATTTGTTGGTTTATTTGTGGCAGAAGTTTTAACACGTTTAGGACGTAATTCTAAATTAAGAATTTCTATGCCGGCAATGGTACCACCTGCTGTTTCAAAATCATTTAACTTATTAATTCCAATTATGATTGTTCTTGGATTAACAGGTTTAATTAACTTTATCTTTAGTAATATTACATCTGATGGTATTCAAGTGTTAATTTACAATGTCATTCAAGCACCGTTAACATCTTTAGGAAGTTCAATGGGTACTATCTTAACATTTGTTGTGGTACAACAATTCTTATGGGTATTAGGTATTCATGGTCCAAATACATTAAGTGCATTACGTTCAGTGATCTTTACTGAACAACAAAATATGAACTTGGCTTATGTGGCAGCTAACGGAACTGCATGGGGTGCTCCTTATCCTGTCAACTGGGGTTCAATCAACGATGCATTTGGTAATACAGGTGGTTCAGGAGCGACTTTAGGTTTGATTATCGCGATGTTTATTGCAGGACGTAAAAACAAAGCACAATATCAAATTGCTAAAATGTCATTGGCACCAGGATTGTTCAATATCAATGAACCAATTATCTTTGGGTTCCCATTAGTTATGAACCCAATGTATGTTGTGCCATTTATATTGGCACCAGTTGTATGTAATATCTTTGGTTGGTTCTGTGTTGAAGTCATTAAAATTATTCCACCAGTTGCTTATAGTGTAGCTTGGACAACACCAGGTTTCTTGATCCCATTCTTAGGTTCAGGAGCGAATAATGTCATGGCATTAGTGATTGGTTTTGTCTGTGTAGCTATTAGTACAGTGATTTATTTACCATTTGTTATCGCAAGTACAAGAGCAGCCATCAAAGCTGAACAAGCAGGCGAAGGTGAATAG
- a CDS encoding PTS sugar transporter subunit IIC has protein sequence MKDKLMEAILKVAEKLQTNRYMSAIRNAFTALLPITICGAFSVLFTSVICTPNEKGISLANFEMFSWLENLNPMFNAAYYATLNFLTIGLIVLIAIELGRYYGFQQDMTLPLVALSCYITLCATSVQATNDDGIVFDVANVLAVNYTNAQGLFMAMISSVLSSELYMRFVRGGKLKISLPETVPSNVANAFNVLIPGVVTIFIISGIGLLFDTVFGYSFYDAITKWIQAPLTGVLTGLPGYLLLFWVSTLLWVVGIHGTQTLGAIYSAPMLLALTENTDAITKGLEPTNILNTGFISCFSIITGAGLTGGLLIAILLFSKRDDYRTIAKLSIAPAVFNINETMTFGLPIVLNPILAIPFMLAPVVSATFAYWMTTIGFAQVISFQVPWTTPVGIMAFLATGGHIGTAITQIICVGLSILIYTPFVLVANKQASIEESA, from the coding sequence ATGAAAGACAAATTAATGGAAGCTATTTTAAAAGTAGCAGAAAAATTACAAACAAACCGTTATATGTCAGCAATTAGAAATGCTTTTACAGCATTATTGCCAATCACGATTTGCGGGGCATTTAGCGTTTTGTTTACAAGCGTTATCTGTACACCAAATGAAAAGGGAATAAGTTTAGCTAACTTTGAAATGTTTAGTTGGTTAGAAAACTTAAATCCAATGTTTAATGCTGCATATTATGCTACATTAAATTTCTTGACTATTGGACTTATTGTGTTGATTGCCATAGAATTGGGGAGATATTATGGATTTCAACAAGATATGACATTACCTTTAGTCGCACTTTCTTGTTATATCACATTATGTGCTACAAGTGTACAAGCTACAAATGATGATGGAATTGTATTTGATGTTGCAAATGTACTTGCAGTGAATTATACAAATGCACAAGGGTTATTCATGGCTATGATTTCAAGTGTTCTTTCTAGTGAACTTTATATGAGATTTGTTCGAGGGGGAAAACTTAAAATTTCTTTGCCTGAAACTGTACCAAGCAATGTAGCGAATGCATTTAATGTATTGATTCCTGGAGTTGTCACAATTTTCATTATTTCAGGTATTGGATTATTATTTGATACTGTTTTTGGATATTCTTTCTACGATGCGATTACAAAGTGGATCCAAGCACCACTTACAGGAGTATTGACAGGATTACCAGGATACTTATTATTGTTCTGGGTATCTACATTATTATGGGTTGTAGGTATTCATGGAACACAAACTTTAGGAGCTATTTATTCAGCACCAATGTTATTAGCATTAACAGAAAATACAGATGCTATTACAAAAGGACTTGAACCAACAAATATATTAAATACAGGATTTATTAGTTGTTTTTCAATCATTACAGGAGCAGGGCTTACTGGTGGTTTATTAATAGCAATCTTGTTGTTCTCAAAACGTGATGACTATCGTACGATTGCAAAATTATCAATTGCACCAGCTGTATTTAACATTAATGAAACAATGACATTTGGATTACCAATTGTATTGAATCCTATTTTAGCGATACCATTTATGCTTGCTCCAGTTGTTTCAGCGACTTTTGCATATTGGATGACAACCATTGGTTTTGCGCAAGTGATTTCCTTCCAGGTTCCTTGGACAACACCTGTTGGGATTATGGCATTCCTCGCTACAGGAGGACATATTGGAACAGCAATTACACAAATTATTTGTGTGGGATTATCTATCTTGATTTATACACCATTTGTACTTGTTGCAAATAAGCAGGCATCAATAGAAGAAAGCGCATAA
- a CDS encoding IS110 family transposase: MKNYNYNLYVGIDVSKGKADAAVLAVPELRSVKPHFLRKKLSFKFIKSEVVEFLNTVRKYSSDQYCLHTYFALEVTGIYSTNIYTFIKQNCNSDEEIHQLNTDFVNKWRESHNISKSDPLDAQTICSIIGTDDQVKYVSDSVFENKNGYQDLKALVHRHYQIKKLYSQETNRLIALCDCYFPELQYVFEPKSAAFLAVLSQYPTSHDIINASKNEVFHLVYEATRHRCSMDKIDKLFNYAQDTLVPHVSDHMRYVISNTVESIIHIRTQLKLIEKDIRKLAATFNVYSLLLTITGCGPLTAAVIIAETGDIFRFKNADHYVSYSGSSPRNKRSGKSVEIMGKISKKGSKYLRHALYMIAEFARRHNPVLKHLFERVKNGNKKRHKLAVIAVANRIARYIYSIMKNESSFIIMHENIMRLPEETRNTFFNSISLDFPKNTRKQIYQYSDINGEIHRFVYRNEATESVA; encoded by the coding sequence ATGAAAAATTACAATTACAATCTTTATGTTGGCATTGATGTCTCTAAAGGCAAGGCTGATGCTGCTGTTCTGGCTGTCCCTGAATTAAGATCGGTCAAACCTCATTTCCTTAGAAAAAAATTATCTTTTAAGTTTATTAAATCTGAAGTTGTTGAGTTTTTAAATACTGTTAGAAAGTATTCCAGTGATCAGTACTGTCTCCACACTTATTTTGCTTTGGAAGTCACTGGCATATATTCTACTAATATCTACACCTTTATTAAACAAAACTGTAATAGCGATGAAGAAATCCATCAGCTTAATACGGATTTCGTTAATAAATGGAGAGAAAGCCATAATATATCTAAATCTGATCCTTTGGATGCTCAAACCATCTGTTCCATTATCGGTACTGATGATCAGGTCAAATATGTTTCAGATTCTGTTTTTGAAAACAAAAACGGATATCAAGATCTTAAGGCTCTCGTTCACAGACACTATCAGATTAAAAAACTCTATTCTCAGGAAACTAACCGTCTCATTGCCCTTTGTGATTGTTATTTCCCTGAACTTCAGTATGTTTTTGAACCTAAATCAGCTGCTTTCCTGGCTGTCTTATCTCAATATCCTACTTCGCATGATATCATAAATGCTTCCAAAAATGAAGTGTTTCATCTTGTTTACGAAGCAACTAGACATCGCTGCAGTATGGATAAGATTGATAAGCTTTTCAATTATGCTCAGGATACACTGGTTCCACATGTATCCGATCATATGAGATATGTTATTTCCAACACTGTTGAAAGCATCATCCATATTCGTACACAATTGAAACTGATTGAAAAAGATATCAGAAAGCTTGCTGCCACTTTTAATGTTTACAGTCTGCTGTTGACCATCACTGGCTGTGGTCCTTTGACTGCCGCTGTTATCATCGCTGAAACCGGAGACATCTTCAGATTCAAAAATGCTGATCATTATGTCTCTTACAGTGGTTCATCACCACGTAACAAGCGTTCTGGCAAGTCTGTGGAAATCATGGGCAAGATTTCCAAGAAAGGCTCAAAATACCTGAGACACGCTCTTTACATGATTGCCGAATTTGCCAGACGACATAATCCTGTTCTTAAACACTTATTTGAAAGAGTGAAGAACGGAAATAAAAAGCGTCATAAATTAGCGGTCATTGCAGTTGCCAATCGCATTGCCAGATATATCTATTCAATCATGAAAAACGAAAGCAGTTTTATAATCATGCATGAAAATATCATGCGATTACCAGAAGAAACCCGAAATACGTTCTTCAATTCAATATCTTTAGATTTTCCAAAGAATACCAGAAAACAGATTTATCAGTATTCTGATATCAATGGTGAAATCCATCGCTTTGTTTATAGGAACGAAGCAACGGAATCAGTAGCTTAA
- a CDS encoding 6-phospho-beta-glucosidase yields MEKKPVKIVTIGGGSSYTPELMEGFIKRYDELPIKEIWLVDIEDGKEKLEIVGTMAQRMWDASPYDVKVHLTLDRREALKDADFVTTQFRVGLLNARIKDERIPLSYGMLGQETNGAGGMFKALRTIPVILDIVKDMKELCPDAWLVNFTNPSGMVTEAVMRYGKWDKVIGLCNVPVGAMMKEPKMINKSLDDLTYKFAGLNHFHWHKIFDNATGHDITQKVIDAIYDPNVDDGTPKNIFNVKFFKEQLDQMQMIPCGYHRYYYRQEEMLAHALEEYNDPQVGTRGQQVKQTEAELFELYKDPHLNYKPEQLAKRGGTHYSDAACETIASIYANKNTHIVVSTKNNGAIPDLPTDCTVEVSAYIGSIGAKAIAFGELHPAERGWLQCMKNMELCVEEAAVTGNYDLLLQAFILNPQVVSGTTGKRIMDELLIAHKKYLPQFADKIAQLEAEGVTIKDDIARELTEKGL; encoded by the coding sequence ATGGAAAAGAAGCCTGTAAAAATTGTGACTATTGGTGGTGGAAGTAGTTATACACCTGAATTAATGGAAGGATTTATCAAAAGATATGATGAACTTCCAATCAAAGAAATCTGGTTAGTTGATATTGAAGATGGTAAAGAAAAATTAGAAATCGTTGGGACAATGGCTCAACGTATGTGGGATGCATCTCCTTATGATGTGAAAGTGCATTTGACTTTAGATCGCAGAGAAGCTTTAAAAGATGCTGACTTTGTCACAACACAATTTAGAGTTGGCTTATTAAATGCTCGTATTAAAGATGAAAGAATTCCATTGTCATATGGGATGTTAGGACAGGAAACCAATGGCGCTGGAGGAATGTTTAAAGCTTTAAGAACAATTCCGGTTATTCTTGATATTGTAAAAGATATGAAAGAATTATGTCCTGATGCATGGCTTGTTAATTTTACAAATCCAAGTGGAATGGTAACTGAAGCTGTCATGAGATATGGAAAATGGGATAAAGTCATTGGATTATGTAATGTACCAGTTGGAGCGATGATGAAAGAACCAAAAATGATTAATAAATCATTAGATGACTTGACATATAAGTTTGCTGGATTGAATCATTTCCATTGGCATAAAATATTTGATAATGCAACAGGGCATGATATAACACAAAAAGTGATTGATGCTATCTATGATCCAAATGTAGATGATGGCACACCAAAAAATATTTTCAATGTCAAATTTTTTAAAGAACAATTAGATCAAATGCAAATGATTCCATGTGGATATCATAGATATTACTATCGTCAAGAAGAAATGTTAGCACATGCTTTAGAAGAATATAATGATCCACAGGTTGGAACAAGAGGACAACAAGTCAAACAAACAGAAGCAGAACTCTTTGAATTGTATAAAGATCCTCATTTAAATTATAAGCCAGAACAACTTGCAAAAAGAGGTGGAACACATTATAGTGACGCTGCATGTGAAACTATTGCATCTATTTATGCTAATAAAAATACGCATATTGTTGTATCTACAAAAAATAATGGAGCTATCCCAGATTTACCAACAGATTGTACAGTAGAAGTATCTGCATATATTGGCTCAATAGGAGCTAAGGCTATTGCTTTTGGAGAATTACATCCAGCTGAAAGAGGATGGCTACAATGCATGAAAAATATGGAATTGTGTGTAGAAGAAGCAGCAGTAACAGGTAATTATGATTTGTTACTTCAGGCATTTATTTTGAATCCACAAGTTGTATCAGGGACAACAGGAAAACGTATTATGGATGAATTATTGATTGCTCATAAAAAGTATTTACCACAATTTGCTGATAAGATTGCTCAGCTTGAAGCTGAAGGTGTAACAATCAAAGACGATATTGCTAGAGAATTAACTGAAAAAGGATTATAA
- a CDS encoding ROK family protein translates to MKYLVLDVGGSSIKYALMNEQAHIEERGSIPTPQDTLEHFIETIGQLYDRYQDCIEGIAISMPGILDPQSGYCFTGGVLSYIREIPMKEKLQQRCPCPITIGNDAKCAGAAELGFGNLKGIEEGVVIVLGTAIGGCVISQGEVQYGKHFFGGEFSMIFSQGIEGEDFWWATNGILGLLKCVQKCLGTDQEYNGVQIFEMANQGHSKVQEAIKDFVRILVKRIYSLQCVLDPEKFVIGGGISAQPILFEYIEEINNEIFENNDYYVKPVIEPCYYRNDANLVGALYQFLNQE, encoded by the coding sequence ATGAAATATCTTGTTTTGGATGTGGGTGGCAGTTCTATTAAATATGCTTTGATGAATGAACAGGCTCATATTGAAGAACGTGGTTCAATACCAACACCACAAGATACCTTAGAACATTTTATTGAAACAATAGGACAGCTCTATGATCGCTATCAAGATTGTATTGAAGGAATAGCTATTTCTATGCCAGGTATCTTAGATCCTCAAAGTGGTTATTGTTTTACCGGTGGTGTGTTGTCTTATATTCGTGAGATTCCAATGAAAGAAAAACTCCAACAACGTTGTCCTTGTCCTATTACAATTGGTAATGATGCCAAATGTGCAGGAGCAGCTGAACTTGGTTTTGGAAATTTAAAGGGCATTGAAGAGGGTGTTGTCATTGTTTTAGGAACAGCTATTGGAGGTTGTGTCATATCACAAGGTGAGGTACAATATGGAAAGCATTTCTTTGGTGGAGAATTTTCAATGATTTTCTCTCAAGGAATAGAAGGTGAAGATTTTTGGTGGGCAACCAATGGTATTCTTGGTTTGTTAAAATGTGTGCAAAAGTGTCTTGGTACAGATCAAGAATATAATGGTGTGCAAATCTTTGAAATGGCCAATCAAGGTCATTCAAAAGTTCAAGAAGCCATTAAAGATTTTGTAAGAATCTTAGTGAAACGCATTTATAGTTTACAATGTGTTTTAGATCCTGAAAAATTTGTTATTGGTGGTGGTATTAGTGCTCAACCTATTCTCTTTGAATATATTGAAGAAATTAATAATGAAATATTTGAAAACAATGACTATTATGTCAAACCAGTCATTGAACCATGTTATTATCGTAATGATGCTAATTTAGTAGGTGCATTATATCAG
- a CDS encoding MurR/RpiR family transcriptional regulator, whose protein sequence is MILFNKLKDHKNFTHNELIVIEFILKNPEKVINLSVDELAKATYTSTSCIVRLTKKLGVKGYSDFKIKFASELNSLVLSKKRIEINMPIEQEIHENDIPKRFYQMYHQIIADVYHSLDIDQLKNIANLLYRSDAITVYGVGSSLLIAQDFVLKCQKLRLPIYCNTQIGFENVHRFKSSKNPIALIISNNASSSRVKNWAFENINLNIPVILITSNEKSSLIKLCKYAVILNHGENDVIKQGAFASKISMTFLLDNIYMLLFMKDYEENINYIHHFENKVIKERNDRT, encoded by the coding sequence ATGATATTATTTAATAAATTAAAAGATCATAAAAACTTTACGCATAATGAACTGATTGTTATTGAATTCATTTTAAAAAATCCAGAAAAAGTTATTAATTTAAGTGTTGATGAATTAGCAAAAGCCACTTATACTTCAACTTCTTGTATCGTGAGATTGACAAAAAAATTAGGTGTCAAGGGATATTCAGATTTTAAAATCAAGTTTGCATCAGAACTTAATTCCCTAGTTCTTAGTAAGAAACGTATTGAAATTAATATGCCTATTGAACAAGAAATTCATGAAAATGATATTCCAAAAAGATTCTATCAAATGTATCATCAAATCATTGCTGATGTGTACCATTCTTTAGATATTGATCAACTCAAAAATATTGCCAATCTCCTCTACCGCTCAGATGCCATTACTGTCTATGGGGTGGGTTCTTCATTATTAATTGCACAAGATTTTGTTCTTAAATGTCAAAAACTAAGACTCCCTATCTATTGCAATACTCAAATCGGATTTGAAAATGTCCATCGTTTCAAATCATCTAAAAATCCCATTGCTTTAATTATCAGTAATAATGCATCAAGTTCAAGAGTCAAGAATTGGGCTTTTGAAAATATTAATCTTAATATTCCCGTTATCTTGATTACTTCAAACGAGAAATCTTCTCTTATTAAACTTTGTAAATATGCAGTCATTTTAAATCATGGTGAAAATGATGTGATTAAACAAGGTGCATTTGCATCTAAAATATCTATGACCTTTCTATTAGATAACATTTATATGCTTCTCTTTATGAAAGATTATGAAGAAAATATCAATTATATCCATCATTTTGAAAATAAAGTGATTAAAGAACGTAATGATAGAACATAA
- a CDS encoding IS1/IS1595 family N-terminal zinc-binding domain-containing protein — protein sequence MNSFSVDCCRLCNSHNIHKHGHTKTGIQRYFCNGCKHSFTIITNTIFDNRKIFITEWIEFCLDIFRYESLNVTSKTNKNANTTTKYWLKKLFLLLENYQDDIILKGKVMIDETYYPVVSLKKQLKMESSYVNCQEINIALP from the coding sequence TTGAATTCTTTTTCTGTTGACTGCTGTCGATTATGTAATTCTCACAACATTCACAAGCATGGACATACGAAAACAGGAATTCAACGATATTTTTGCAATGGCTGTAAGCATTCGTTTACTATCATTACCAATACGATTTTTGATAACCGAAAAATATTTATAACTGAATGGATAGAATTCTGCTTAGATATATTCCGTTATGAAAGTCTGAATGTGACATCAAAAACCAATAAAAATGCTAATACGACAACCAAATACTGGCTAAAAAAGTTGTTTCTGTTACTGGAAAATTATCAGGATGATATCATCTTAAAAGGTAAAGTCATGATAGATGAAACTTATTATCCAGTAGTCAGTTTAAAAAAGCAACTAAAAATGGAAAGCAGTTACGTGAACTGTCAAGAAATCAATATTGCATTGCCATAG